The stretch of DNA ATCCGGGTGGCCTCGACGACCAGCCGGCCGCCCGCGTTGACCGTGGCGCCGGTGACCGTATCGCCGGGACCGACGTCGACGGGCACCGACTCGCCGGTGAGCATCGAGGCGTCGACCGCCGAGCTGCCCTCGACGACCGTGCCGTCGGTGGCGATCTTCTCACCGGGCCGTACGACGAACCGGTCCCCGACCGCCAGCGCGGTCACCGGGATCCTCGTCTCCACTCCGCCCCGCAGTACGGAGACGTCCTTCGCGCCCAGTTCCAGCAGCGCCCGCAGCGCCGCGCCCGCCCGTCGCTTGGAGCGGGCCTCCAGACAGCGGCCGAGCAGGATGAACGCGACGACTCCGGCGGCGACCTCCAGGTAGATCGTGGAGGCCGCGTCCACCCGGGAGACGGTGAGGCGGAACTCGTGGCGCATGCCCGGCATGCCCGCGTCGCCCAGGAACAGCGCCCACAGCGACCAGCCGAACGCGGCCAGGGTGCCGATCGAGACGAGGGTGTCCATGGTGGCCGCGCCGTGCCGGGCGTTGGTCAGGGCCGCCCGGTGGAACGGCAGCCCGCCCCAGACGACGACCGGCGCGGCGAGGGTGAGCGAGAGCCACTGCCAGTACGTGAACTGAAGGGCCGGGATCATCGCGAGCAGCACGACGGGGGCGGCGAGGAGCGCGGAGACGACCAGGCGCCCGCGCAGGGAGGCCGCTTCGGGATCCCGGGGCGCCCGCTCCGCGTCCGGCCGGGACTCCGCGTCCGCCGCCGGTTCGGGTGCCGGCGGCGGGGGCTCCTCCGCCGTGTAACCGGTCTTGACCACGGTGGCGATCAGATCGGCGACCGATACCCCGGTGGGGCAGGAGACCCTGGCCTTCTCCGTGGCGAAGTTGACCGTCGCGGTGACGCCGTCCATGCGGTTGAGCTTCTTCTCGACGCGGGCCGCGCAGGAGGCGCAGGTCATTCCCCCGATGAGCAGCTCGACCTCGGCGGCGCCCGGCCGGTCGGCCGTGGGCGTCTGCGGGGCGGCGTGGGTGTTCATCCTCGGAACTCCAGACGACGTACGGGCGGGTGGAGCGGCCCTCGTCAGGCCTCGCCGACGAGTTCGAAGCCCGCCTCGTCCACGGCGGCGCGCACGGCCTCCGTCTCCAGCGGGGAGGCGGAGACCACGGTGACCTCGCCGGTGGAGGCGACGGCCTTCACCGAGCTGACGCCGGGCAGCTCGGAGATCTCGGCGGACACGGAACCCTCGCAGTGTCCGCAGCTCATCCCGCTCACCTTGTAGACGGTGGTGACGGTGTCCGGGGTGCCGGTCTGGGCGGTCATGTCGTTCTCCTCGTCGTGGTGGGTGGGGCACAGGGGGCCACGGTGGCCCGTCATTTCTCAGACTATACCCCTAGGGGGTATTGATCCAAGGAACCGCGGCCGATGACCGAAGCCGGGTCGGGGCGGACCACCCGCCAGGCCGCCCGTGCCCGGGTTGTGCCCGCGTACTACGGTTTCGCCGGCGGCGGTGGGCCGCGGTGAACCGGACGGAAGGCGAGGCGGCGGGATGCGGGCTGTGGTGTTCGAGCGGTACGGGGAGCCGGCCGAGGTGCGCGAGGTGGCCGACCCGAGGCCCGCGGAGCACGGGGTCGTGGTGCGCGTCGAGGCGACCGGCCTGTGCCGCAGCGACTGGCACGGCTGGCAGGGCCACGACCCCGACGTCGCGCTGCCGCACGTGCCGGGGCACGAACTCGCGGGGACCGTCGAGGAGGTGGGCCCCCGGGTGACCCGCTGGCGGCCCGGCGACCGGGTGACCGTCCCCTTCGTCTGCGCCTGCGGCACCTGCCCCGCCTGTGCGGCGGGCGACCAGCAGGTGTGCGAGCGGCAGACCCAGCCGGGCTTCACGCACTGGGGCTCCTTCGCCCAGTACGTGGCGCTCGACCACGCCGACGTGAACCTGGTCGCCGTCCCCGAGGGCCTGTCCTTCGCCACGGCGGCCTCGCTCGGCTGCCGGTTCGCCACGGCGTACCGCGCGGTGGTCCAGCAGGGCCGGGCCGCCGCCGGCGACTGGGTCGCCGTGCACGGCTGCGGGGGCGTGGGCCTGTCGGCGGTGATGATCGCGGCGGCCGCGGGGGCGAGGGTGGTCGCGGTGGACGTGTCCGCCCGGGCCCTGGACCTGGCGCGGAGGTTCGGCGCCGCGCAGTGCGTGGACGCGTCCGACGTCGAGGACACGGCGGAGCGGGTGCGCGAGCTGACCGGTGGCGGCGCCCATCTCTCGCTCGACGCGCTCGGCTCACCCGCCACCTGCGCGGCCTCGGTGAACGGCCTGCGCCGCCGGGGCCGTCACGTCCAGGTCGGTCTGCTGCCCTCCACGACGGGCACCACCCCGGTGCCCATGGCACGCGCGATCGCCCTGGAACTCGAACTCCTGGGCAGCCACGGCATGGCCGCGCACGCCTATCCGGAGATGCTGGAGCTGGTACGGGCCGGTGTGCTGCGCCCCGATCTGCTGGTGACGTCGGCCATCCCGCTGGCGGCCGTCCCGGACGCGCTCGCGGCGATGGGCACGGCACCGGGATCCGGGGTCACGGTCATCGAGCCGTGGAGCTGACATGACGGTGCCCCACCTCGCGTGGGGCACCGTCGGTCGAGGGGGCCGGGCCCGCGGCCCGGCGGCGTTTCAGTCGGCTCTGCGGCCGCGGTTGCCGGGCCGGGCGGCGACCCAGGCGCGGACGGTGTCGGCGTACCAGTAGGGCCTGCCGCTCTCCACGTGGTCGGGTGGCGGCAGCAGGCCGTGCTTGCGGTAGGACCGGACGGTGTCCGGCTGCACCCGGATGTGCGCCGCGATCTCCTTGTACGACCAGAGCCTTCGGTCGGTCATGACGTGCACCTCCCCGCGCGCACCACGGCGGCGGCCGGAGAGGCCGTCGGGGGAGCCGGGCGCCGCGCTGGCGATCTCCAAGCCTGTGATCGGTGAACGACCCGGAGTGCGCACCGGCAAGCGGCTGTCGGCCGGGTGTGACCGGGGGGCCGCGTACCCGCGACATGCGTGACACGGCGGAGGTTTTTGTGACAGAGCTGAAGCAAGAGACCTACCTGCCCGGGGGTTTACGCGACCGGATGGCGGACCCTGTCGTCCGTATGTCCGGACAAACCATTGACAGGGGTCCGTGCCCGGCACTAGAACCGGGGGAACCGGGGGAGTCGAGGCGAAGGGAAGCCGAGGGCAGCCGATGGCGTGCGACCTGATCACCGCGGGGCCGTACTCGCCGGCGCGCCCGGGACGGCCCGTCCGGCCAGGAGTTTCCCCACCCGGGCGGCGAGGCACGCCGGGTGCAGACCCGCACGCGCCCCGTGGCGCCCGGGCACGGTACGCCTCCGGCACAGAACGCCTCCGGCGCGGGAGGCCGCTTCGCCCTGGCAGGAGCGAAGTGCGAGCGTCGACTCCCCGCCCGCTACGGCCCCGCGCCGGAGGTCCCGACAACCCACCGCGGGGCGGCGGCCGCCCGCACTCCGCCGGACCGCGGAATCCGCATGCCGTCCTCAGCGGGGCGCGTGCGGCGGACACTCCCACATGTGTCTACGTGGAGACGGAAACCGCAGACACAGTGTCGGGCGCGTCCTGGGCGCGTGCCTGGTGGGATGTACCTGTGGCCGGGACCGCGACGCGCCCGTCGCCGGTCACGGCACACGAGCTCAACGAACGGCACGTTTCGACCCGTCGCCGCCATCTGTGAAGGAGTAACCGGGCATGACGAAGATCGTCAACCACTGGATCGGCGGGAAGACCGTCGAAGGCGCCTCGGGGACGTACGGGCCGGTCACGGACCCGGCGACCGGCGAGGTCACCACGAAGGTCGCGTTCGCCTCCGTGGAGGAGGTGGACGCCGCGGTCGCCGCCGCCAAGGACGCGTACCTGACCTGGGGCCAGTCCTCGCTGGCCCAGCGGACCTCGATCCTGTTCAAGTTCCGCGCGCTGCTGGACGCGCACCGCGACGAGATCGCCGAGCTGATCACCGCCGAGCACGGCAAGGTGCACTCCGACGCGCTCGGCGAGGTCGCGCGCGGCCTGGAGATCGTCGACCTGGCCTGCGGCATCAACGTCCAGCTCAAGGGTGAGCTGTCCACCCAGGTCGCCACCCGCGTCGACGTGGCCGCGATCCGGCAGCCGCTCGGCGTGGTCGCCGGCATCACGCCGTTCAACTTCCCGGCGATGGTCCCGATGTGGATGTTCCCCATCGCCATCGCGTGCGGCAACACCTTCGTGCTGAAGCCGAGCGAGAAGGACCCGTCGGCGTCCCTGAAGATCGCCGAGCTGCTGGCCGAGGCCGGGCTGCCCGACGGCGTCTTCAACGTCGTCCACGGCGACAAGGTGGCCGTGGACCGCCTCCTGGAGCACCCCGACGTCAAGGCGGTCTCCTTCGTCGGCTCCACCCCGATCGCGCGCTACATCCACACCACCGCCTCCGCGAACGGCAAGCGCGTGCAGGCCCTCGGCGGCGCCAAGAACCACATGCTGGTGCTGCCGGACGCCGACCTGGACGCGGCCGCCGACGCCGCCGTCTCGGCCGCGTACGGCTCGGCGGGCGAGCGCTGCATGGCCATCTCGGCCGTCGTCGCGGTCGGCGCGATCGGCGACGAGCTGGTGGAGAAGATCCGCGAGCGCGCCGAGAAGATCAAGATCGGTCCGGGCAGCGACCCGTCCTCCGAGATGGGCCCGCTGATCACCAAGGCGCACCGCGACAAGGTGGCCACGTACGTGGAGAACGCCGCGGGCGAGGGCGCCGAGGTCGTCCTGGACGGCACCGGCTACACGGTCGAGGGCTTCGAGAACGGCCACTGGGTCGGCATCTCGCTGCTGGACAGGGTGCCGACCAGCGCCAAGGCCTACCAGGACGAGATCTTCGGCCCGGTGCTGTGCGTGCTGCGCGTGGACAGCTACGACGAGGGCGTGGCGCTCATCAACGCCTCGCCGTTCGGCAACGGCACCGCGATCTTCACCCGCGACGGCGGCGCCGCCCGCCGCTTCCAGCTGGAGATCGAGGCCGGCATGGTCGGCGTCAACGTGCCGATCCCGGTGCCGGTGGGCTACCACTCCTTCGGTGGCTGGAAGGACTCGCTCTTCGGCGACCACCACATCTACGGCAACGACGGCACGCACTTCTACACGCGCGGCAAGGTCGTCACCACCCGCTGGCCGGACCCGTCCGAGGCCCCGGCGGGCGTGGACCTCGGGTTCCCGCGCAACCACTGACCCCCGACCGTCGCCGCAGGCGATGACGAGGCCGTCCGCTATGCGGACGGCCTCATCTTTTTTCGGGTGCGCGCTACGGTTCCCGCACGCCCGTAAGGGCCCGAACAATGGGCCGTTCGACGAGTGAATCAGTTGTAGATCGCCGTTTCGCCGCGAATTCCGTAGGTTAACGGCCATTGACTCAGCGGTTTTCGTTGATGTTCGATATCCGGGCCGGGAGCGGACGAGAGTGCTTACGACCGCGAACCGCCGGAGGCGATAGCGCGCTCCCCGGCCCCCTCACCTGTTGCACAAGTCGATCGGAACCGCTGCATGACCGACATGCTCCGCTCTGTCGAGAACGCCGTCC from Streptomyces sp. 6-11-2 encodes:
- a CDS encoding heavy-metal-associated domain-containing protein, which gives rise to MTAQTGTPDTVTTVYKVSGMSCGHCEGSVSAEISELPGVSSVKAVASTGEVTVVSASPLETEAVRAAVDEAGFELVGEA
- a CDS encoding AlpA family transcriptional regulator, with translation MTDRRLWSYKEIAAHIRVQPDTVRSYRKHGLLPPPDHVESGRPYWYADTVRAWVAARPGNRGRRAD
- a CDS encoding zinc-dependent alcohol dehydrogenase family protein; the encoded protein is MRAVVFERYGEPAEVREVADPRPAEHGVVVRVEATGLCRSDWHGWQGHDPDVALPHVPGHELAGTVEEVGPRVTRWRPGDRVTVPFVCACGTCPACAAGDQQVCERQTQPGFTHWGSFAQYVALDHADVNLVAVPEGLSFATAASLGCRFATAYRAVVQQGRAAAGDWVAVHGCGGVGLSAVMIAAAAGARVVAVDVSARALDLARRFGAAQCVDASDVEDTAERVRELTGGGAHLSLDALGSPATCAASVNGLRRRGRHVQVGLLPSTTGTTPVPMARAIALELELLGSHGMAAHAYPEMLELVRAGVLRPDLLVTSAIPLAAVPDALAAMGTAPGSGVTVIEPWS
- the mmsA gene encoding CoA-acylating methylmalonate-semialdehyde dehydrogenase, with amino-acid sequence MTKIVNHWIGGKTVEGASGTYGPVTDPATGEVTTKVAFASVEEVDAAVAAAKDAYLTWGQSSLAQRTSILFKFRALLDAHRDEIAELITAEHGKVHSDALGEVARGLEIVDLACGINVQLKGELSTQVATRVDVAAIRQPLGVVAGITPFNFPAMVPMWMFPIAIACGNTFVLKPSEKDPSASLKIAELLAEAGLPDGVFNVVHGDKVAVDRLLEHPDVKAVSFVGSTPIARYIHTTASANGKRVQALGGAKNHMLVLPDADLDAAADAAVSAAYGSAGERCMAISAVVAVGAIGDELVEKIRERAEKIKIGPGSDPSSEMGPLITKAHRDKVATYVENAAGEGAEVVLDGTGYTVEGFENGHWVGISLLDRVPTSAKAYQDEIFGPVLCVLRVDSYDEGVALINASPFGNGTAIFTRDGGAARRFQLEIEAGMVGVNVPIPVPVGYHSFGGWKDSLFGDHHIYGNDGTHFYTRGKVVTTRWPDPSEAPAGVDLGFPRNH